A region of Photobacterium sanguinicancri DNA encodes the following proteins:
- a CDS encoding DUF2982 domain-containing protein, giving the protein METRYIKPVNSQPSIYWFALSLAMILAIGITSFILPTINNVGLSVLLLFALTFSVIAFKQMNAPILTFTLSFMHFQYHSAEGGWSIRWQAIQQLGLTELPTTEGWYQTLPWMGVKLKDYDAFLTSVCPRVASKMLIEQRGLLFLAVKRTPNSPHAIEDMLFDDTPYTTQKGVELKGLIAMLANRMRYNRELLGFDFFISDDLLDRPLGEFIGLARRYLAQANDTPTFKHRV; this is encoded by the coding sequence ATGGAAACTCGTTATATCAAACCAGTAAACAGTCAGCCTAGTATTTACTGGTTTGCGCTGAGCCTTGCGATGATTTTAGCTATTGGAATCACCAGTTTTATTTTACCCACCATCAACAATGTCGGCTTATCCGTTTTATTGCTCTTTGCACTTACTTTTTCGGTGATCGCTTTTAAGCAAATGAACGCACCGATTCTTACTTTTACTTTGAGCTTCATGCACTTTCAATACCACAGCGCGGAGGGTGGCTGGTCTATCCGCTGGCAAGCTATTCAACAACTTGGACTAACAGAACTACCCACGACAGAAGGCTGGTACCAAACACTGCCTTGGATGGGCGTGAAACTTAAAGACTACGATGCTTTTTTAACGTCTGTATGCCCACGAGTAGCAAGCAAAATGTTAATTGAGCAAAGAGGGCTATTATTTCTTGCTGTTAAACGTACCCCCAACAGCCCACACGCCATTGAAGACATGTTATTTGATGATACGCCTTACACCACACAAAAAGGCGTTGAACTCAAAGGGCTCATCGCCATGCTAGCCAACCGCATGCGCTATAACCGTGAACTTTTGGGGTTTGATTTCTTTATCTCTGATGATTTACTCGATCGACCATTAGGGGAGTTTATTGGCCTTGCTCGGCGTTATCTTGCCCAAGCGAATGATACCCCGACTTTTAAGCATAGAGTCTAG